From Halorientalis litorea:
ACTGGTCGCCATCTTGGGTGGCGTCGACGCGGAGGCTGTCGTCGTCGCTGAGGAGGACGAACTCGACGCCGCTCGTGTCGCCGTCACGCAGTTGGGTGAGCGACGCTGACAGGTTGATGTCGTCACCGGCGGTGGCCGTCGACGGTGCCGACACCGAGACGTCGTAGGCCCGGACGACGAGCGGATGAGCGACTTTGGTGTCGCCGTCGTTCTCGACGGTGAACATGTACGACCCAGCACTGTATCCGCTGAGGTCGAACGTAACCGACCCCGACCCACCAACCCGCTCAGAGTCCATTATCTGTCTGTCTGCGTTGTAGATGTAGACCGTAACCAGTTGGTCCGACGGGGCAGTCACGTCGACTGTCACCGTATCACCGGGGTCGGATTGTTTGACTTCCGACACGTGATACGACTCCCCGTCGAAGGTTACGGTGCGGTCGGGCGTGTCGATGCTACCGGCAACGGAAATGCCGTACTCGGAGGACTGGCCGGCTACTGGCTGTAACAGCACAACGGATATCAGGACGGCCACAGCGGCACAGGCCAGAAGTCGTTTGCGCATACGGTACCGTCTCGTTGGTTCGTTTTCAATTCTATGACTTCCATCTGGTTATACCCAACCTGACATCTATTGTTGTCATATTCAAAACTATTATACGGCGGGCCGATGATATCATTCTCAAGCTATGGGTAACTTCGAGCACAACGGGCGACTTGCGGTCGCTACGTTGTTGGCGTTGGTCGGCGGTGTACTGGTGTTAGCATCTGTCGCGGCCGCAACTCCCGGCATTCAGAACCCCTCACAAGCCCCAGATAGTGAGGTTTTCGAGGGGACGAGCGATGGACAGATAGAGGTCTGGGAGCGGTTCGCCTTCGGCCTCCGCACCGAGGACACGGGCGCGGCGACACAGGTCCCGTACCCCACTGATGTGATCGGTGCGACAGGGTTCGGAGAGAAGTCCCTCATCGCCACGTTCGGGCTGAATCGGAACCCCGCGGGGACACACACCGCTGGGAGCTCGGTTCCGGTGACCTTCGACGACGGCCGAGCCAACTCGGGCGACCTGAACGGGCAAGCCCGCGTCGACGTCGTCGCCGCCCGGATTACCGGGAGCGGTGAAGGGTTCCCGAACTCAGCGTCCGACACCATCGACCTACTGAGTGACATCGACAACGCGAACGAGAACGCGTCGTTCGAGATGGTCGAGAACGAAGTCTCGCTCGACCCCAACGGCGAACTGTCGACGTCGTTCACGCCGAGCCAGTCCGGACAGTACGTCCTGTTGCTCGCATCACACGAGGCAGGCGCGGACGGGTTCGAGACGGGCGCGTCGGACCCGTCGCTCGGCATCGCGAGCGACAACATCTCCGTCGACGGTGACATCGTCATCTTGGGAACGGACCAGCTCTCCGTGCAGGCACAGCAGAACTCCGTCTCCGTCGCCGACAACACCGTCGGCTCGACGCTCAATTTCAACGTCGACGCCTCGGGAGCGTTCGCCGGGTCGCCGGACGTGACCCACGTCGTCGCACTCTACGACCGCGACCGGTTCGAGAACAGTCGGTTCGAGCTGAAAGTCGACGAAACCGCACTCGGCCCGAACTTCGACCTCTCGACTGACAGCACGCTCAACCACTCTATTCGGAACGTAACCGGTGTCGCCGACGTCGAGGACGGCATCGCCATCAACGGTGAGGAACTCGCCGACGGGCGCGTCGCCCGGACGGTCGGTGCCGGACAGACTGTCGACTTCATCGTGGAGGACATAACTGGCGACCCGCCGGCGACGAACGCAATCCGTCGCGGGGGCGAGAGCAACACCGAGTTCGAGACGCTCGATGCCTCCGTCACCGGTGTCACAAACTCCTCGCCGACGGCGACGGTGAGCGTCGAGACGTTCAGTAACTTCACCACCGGGGACTACCGGTACGTCGTCTACACGATGGGCGACGACGACTCGTCGGTCGCGAGTACCGCCACCGGCACCGTGTCGCTGGCCGCTGCCAGCACTGGCGGTGGTGGCGGCGGCGGTGGCGGCGGTGGCGGTGGCGGCGATGACGGCGGCGTCGATGACCCCGTCTCACCGACCGAGACGGCAACCGAGACGGACACACCCGGTTCCGGTGATAGCACCACGACGGCGGCCGACGAAACCGAGACCGAACCCGACACCGAGACGGCCGACGAAACCGAGACCGAACCCGACACCGAGACGGCTGGCGACACCGAGACCGAACCCCCAACCACGACGGAGACGAGTGGCCCCGGATTCGGCATCGCTGTCGCTTTCGTCGCAGTCCTGGTTGCCGCCCTCTTCGTGCGGCGGCGGGACTGACACACTGCGGTTCACCGGCCGGTAACTGACTCCACACCACTTCTTGCGACCGTACGTTCGACTGCTCTGCTCTGCAGGAAACCCCACCGATGCGTCCGTCGACTGCGGCCGGCATCGACTCGTCGACCGACCACAGACGAACGAGAAGAGTGCTGTCTACAGCAACCCGGCGAGCGGTCAGTCGGCCTGGGCCGCTCGCTTCAGTATCTGTGGCGTAACGACGAGGTCCAGCCCGGCGATACCGACCATCAGCAGTCGCAGCGTCTGGTCCTCGACGAAGAAAAACGCTATCCCGAGAACCAAGATGGCTGTTGTTGCAGGCATTCCCCACCGAAAGACCGGATTGTGAAACAGGTTCGGTTGTTCTGACATACCTGCAGGTTGGTGGAGAATCGGAATGTTGGTTTCGACGGGTTTCTCACCCGCAATACAGGCGGGTTGTTTTTATATCGGGAATTTTATTCCAATATTTAGCTTTTGTTCACCGGGTGGGGCGACCGGGGTGCGGACTCGAAAGGACTCTGCGTGATGCAGGTGCGAGTTTCAGTCACCGGACCGAGATGCGTACTCAAAATGTTGTGCGGGGGGGGAGCGGCACGGTAGGGCGGCGGTCAGCATCCACTCCGTTAGATGCTCAGACGGGTGTGGCGACGGCTGGCGGTGGTTGTGACACAGCAGTCGAAACAACAGTGTATCCCGCTACCGTCCATTCGCGTCAGCGAGGAAGTTAGTGGGTTGGGGCGGATTTGAACCGCCGGCTTCCTCCGTGTGAAGGAGGTATCATAACCGGACTAGATCACCAACCCGGCGCACGACGATTCCCTGCCGCGAGACTTAAGAGTTGCTTTCCCGCGATTACTCGTCGTCGCGATACTGGTCGATTCGCTCGCGGGCGTCGGCGATAGCCTCCTTGGCTTCGCCCTCGGCCCGCTCTTGAATCTCGGCCAAGTCCGACCGCACGTCCGCCAATCGGCCCGCTTCCGGTTCCGCGCCGTCGTCGCCGGTCAGTTCCTTGAACCGCTGTTCGACCGGTTCGAGCTCCTCCTCGACGCCTTTCTTGGCCGTCTCGCCCGCTCGCTTCAGATAGTACCGCGCGTCTTCGAAGTGTTTGTTCATATTTGCCCTTACGCAGAGGACAGATAAAGCGTTTGTGGCGACGGTGGCCCGAACCACCGGACAGCAGAGGTGTTTCTACACGACTAGCTCGAACCGCAACGTTTTTCATTATTTTAGGCTAACCTAAATACGTCGTGGTACCACTGCGGGTGGGCCACGCGTCTGTCCCACCGGTCGTCGGCCCTGTAGGCATCCCGGCGTCCGAACTTGTTTGTCGGCCGGCCGAGTACGAGTCGTATGTTCACTCGGCTCCCGGTTCCGACGCCGTTTCAGGTCGGACCAGTCAACGCGTATCTCACAGAGCGGACACTCGTCGACCCCGGACCCGATAGCGAGGAAGCGTGGTCACACCTGCTGGACGAACTCGACGAGCGTGGCCTCGTGCCGGCGGATATCGAACGCATCCTCGTGACCCACCCCCACCCCGACCACTTCGGGCTGGCGGCGCGGTTCCGGGATGCGGGGGCCGAAATCGTGGCCAGTCCCGACGCCGCGACCATCATGGCCGACTTCCCGGCACAGTTCGAGCGCGAACGTGCCTTCTTTACCGACTTCTTCGAGCGGTGTGGGATGGCGGCGTCCACCGCCGACACCGTTACTGACCTCCCGGAGACGTTCCTCCAGTACGGGCCGAGCGTCACCACCGACCGCGAAATCGGCGATGGAGACTCACTGACCGTCGCGGAGACGACGGTCACTGGGCGCGCAGTCCGGGGGCACGCCGAAGGGGAACTCCTCTTTTGCTACGAACACGACGGTGGACGGCGCGCACTCGTCGGTGACCACGTACTCGCCGAGATTACGCCCAACCCGTTCCTGCTCCCGCCCGCCGAATCGGGCGGCGAGCGACCCCGCGTCCTCCCGGCGTTCAACGAATCGCTCCGACAGTTACGGACGGCTGACTTCGACCGGTTCCTCCCGGGGCACCGCGGGATACTCGACGCGCCGAGCCAGCGGGTCGGGGAAATCCTCGACGCCCACGAGGAGCGAACCGAGAACGTCCGCGAACTGGTCGATGGGCCGACGACGCCACTCGACGTGATGGAAGGACTGTTCGGCGACCTGCCCATCACCGAGTACTTCCCCGGGATGAGCGAGGCCGTCGGTCACCTCGACGTGCTGGAGGCCCGCGGCGAGGTGGCGTGCCGGGACAGAGGTGGCGTCCTCGTCTACGAGCGGCCTCAGTAAGTTGGACTCTCCTCGGGGACGCCCTCACGCTTGTTCACCGCGCGGGCGAGCGTGAACAGGCAGTCCGACAGCCGGTTGAGGTAGACGATTGCGGCGTCGTTGACGCCCGCCTCCTCGGAGGCGAACGCGACGGCGCGTCGTTCGGCGCGGCGACAGACCGCCCGCGCTTGGTGGAGTCGCGCACCGGATTCGGACCCACTCGGGAGGATGAAGCGTTCGAGCGGGTCGAGTTCGTCGTCGTAGTCGTCTATCCACGACTCCACTTCGTCGACGTGTTCGTCCTGAATCCGGGGGTCGTCGTCCTCGGGCGCGGGGTTGGCGAAGTCGGCCTGCACGACGTGGAGGTGGTTCTGGACTTCGCGCAACTGGTCGTCGATGTCGTCGTAGCCCGTGGGCCGAACCGTGCCGACGAGGGCGTTCAGTTCGTCCACCGTACCGTAGGCTTCGATGCGGGGACTCGCCTTCGAGACGCGGTCCATGTTCCGCAGGTCCGTCATTCCCTCGTCGCCGCGGCCAGTGTAGATTTTCATATCGAACAGGAGGGCTGCCAGCGTCTTATAGCCCCACCCGCGGAGGTTTTGAGTCCCCCGCCCCCAGACAAGAACGATGGCACTCACCCGGAGTCCAACACTCACTACCCTCTCCCTGTTCGTCGTGGTCCTGTTGCTCCAGTCCGTCGCGAGCGTCGGGGGCGTGCTCGCGGGACTGTTCGTCCTCTCGCCCCCGATTACGGCCAATCCGTGGACACTCGTGACGAGCGTGTACGCACACGCCGGGGTGGGCCACCTGCTGGCGAACGCCGTCGCCCTCCTCCTGCCGGGACTCCTCCTCGAACGGCAGACGACGGCGGTCCGCTTCCACGCGTTCTTCGTGACGGCGGGGGCACTCTCGGGTGTCGCGGAGGTCACCGTCGGGAGTCTCGTCGGCACCCCGACCGGCGTCCTCGGGGCGAGTGGGGCCGTCCTCGCAGTCATCGGGTACGTCGTCGCGGGCAACCGCCTGACCGACGCGGCCGTCGGCGGCGTCGCCGTCTCCGGGCGAGTGAAGGTGGCCGTCTTCGCCGTCGTGGCCGTCGCAGTCACCCTCGCCACGGGCGCGCCCGGCGTGGCCCTCGTCGCCCACTTCACGGGCCTGTTCGTTGGCTTGCTCGCTGGCCGGGCGCACCTCCTCCGTCGTGAGTGACGGGCCGCGGGCGAGACGGACCGGGCGAAATATGGTGGGCAGTGTCCAGTAGACGGGTATGAGCGAATCGACACGGACACATCCGGTCCCCAGCGAACACGTCGAGACTGCCCGCGTGCGAAAGCAAGACACGTCACACCCGTCGGCACTCACCACAGACGACATCGACGCGCTCCTCGCCACCGTCGAAGCGGAGGCCGTCGGCATCCGTGAGACGCTCCGAGAGCGGGCGGCACGGACCGAGCGAGTCGAGACAGCCACCGGCGACGCCGTCGCGTACCTCGGCCCGGACACCTTCGACGCCGTGTTCGATGCGATGGGGCTCGGCGACTGCGTCCAGAAGTCGATGGCCCGCGTCGCCCACACCGAGGCGGCGGACGCCGCCGGCCTCGACGCCCCCGACCAAGTCGTCCTCGTCGGGACTCCCGATTGAGAGGGGCGCGGCGACCGCTCGTCCGGGTTCCGTCTCCGCCCGGAGACGGTGAAGAGTTCACCCCCACGAAGTGGCCCTTCTGTATAGCGTGTGGTCGTTTACGTCGCGGGAACCGGGACGTTGAATTACCGGGGCGACCAACGGCGAAGCATGAGTCTCGAACGCGAACACGAGTGCCCGACGTGCGGAGAGACGAAGACGTTCTACCGGGCCGCCAGTACGGAGTTGCACCTCGGCGAGAAGGTCAAGTGGCACTGCCCGGACTGTGACTACGGGTTCGTCACCATCGACGGTGCCGTGGACACCGGCGTGACTGCGTGACTCACCGCAGGGGTCTCTCGTCGGTGAGAAACTCGACACGTGTGTTGCCCACGTACTTACGTCGGATTCGAAGCAGGACTCTACAACGGGCCTGAGAGCCGTCTGTTTTCCTCCCGGCCCACAGTGCCGACGTGGCCAGTCCACGCGTAGACGGCGGCCCGACGAACACCCCATCCGACGCGGCTACGGCCAGTGGGTTCTACCGCAAGGCACGTCCTGTGACGGTCGGGTTTGTCGAGCATACCGGGGCCGGATTGGCGTGTCGGCCGGCAGGTTAGTCGTCGGTCGGCACCACGCTGGAACGACCCTCGCTGTCGCGCCGAAACAGCGCGCCGCCCCAACTAACTGCGCAGTGCCGAACAGTACAGACGGGGGTACGAAGACTGCGGAGAGATACGCATAGAGGACCCTGAGACCAGTCAACGGCCCGAACGACCCAATCAGCAGGTTGACAGCGAGTACAAGCACACCCATGACGCAGGCGGTCGTCAGGAGACCGCCGGTCAGCGTGCCCCCT
This genomic window contains:
- a CDS encoding PGF-CTERM sorting domain-containing protein is translated as MRKRLLACAAVAVLISVVLLQPVAGQSSEYGISVAGSIDTPDRTVTFDGESYHVSEVKQSDPGDTVTVDVTAPSDQLVTVYIYNADRQIMDSERVGGSGSVTFDLSGYSAGSYMFTVENDGDTKVAHPLVVRAYDVSVSAPSTATAGDDINLSASLTQLRDGDTSGVEFVLLSDDDSLRVDATQDGDQYTATADTAGLSAGEYSVYATVRGTEEVEGNKERLGISNSASLSLESDSSSDDGGDGGSSGTGATGDGETTTETTTESTTETSTETATETSAPSETDTTTQQSTDRADDTDTAVTTTTDSDAITPQQTTSDGVTTTSSTGPGFGATVAVLAVVSLSMLALRRKQS
- a CDS encoding PGF-CTERM sorting domain-containing protein; this translates as MGNFEHNGRLAVATLLALVGGVLVLASVAAATPGIQNPSQAPDSEVFEGTSDGQIEVWERFAFGLRTEDTGAATQVPYPTDVIGATGFGEKSLIATFGLNRNPAGTHTAGSSVPVTFDDGRANSGDLNGQARVDVVAARITGSGEGFPNSASDTIDLLSDIDNANENASFEMVENEVSLDPNGELSTSFTPSQSGQYVLLLASHEAGADGFETGASDPSLGIASDNISVDGDIVILGTDQLSVQAQQNSVSVADNTVGSTLNFNVDASGAFAGSPDVTHVVALYDRDRFENSRFELKVDETALGPNFDLSTDSTLNHSIRNVTGVADVEDGIAINGEELADGRVARTVGAGQTVDFIVEDITGDPPATNAIRRGGESNTEFETLDASVTGVTNSSPTATVSVETFSNFTTGDYRYVVYTMGDDDSSVASTATGTVSLAAASTGGGGGGGGGGGGGGDDGGVDDPVSPTETATETDTPGSGDSTTTAADETETEPDTETADETETEPDTETAGDTETEPPTTTETSGPGFGIAVAFVAVLVAALFVRRRD
- a CDS encoding DUF7553 family protein — its product is MNKHFEDARYYLKRAGETAKKGVEEELEPVEQRFKELTGDDGAEPEAGRLADVRSDLAEIQERAEGEAKEAIADARERIDQYRDDE
- a CDS encoding MBL fold metallo-hydrolase; this encodes MFTRLPVPTPFQVGPVNAYLTERTLVDPGPDSEEAWSHLLDELDERGLVPADIERILVTHPHPDHFGLAARFRDAGAEIVASPDAATIMADFPAQFERERAFFTDFFERCGMAASTADTVTDLPETFLQYGPSVTTDREIGDGDSLTVAETTVTGRAVRGHAEGELLFCYEHDGGRRALVGDHVLAEITPNPFLLPPAESGGERPRVLPAFNESLRQLRTADFDRFLPGHRGILDAPSQRVGEILDAHEERTENVRELVDGPTTPLDVMEGLFGDLPITEYFPGMSEAVGHLDVLEARGEVACRDRGGVLVYERPQ
- a CDS encoding cob(I)yrinic acid a,c-diamide adenosyltransferase, with the protein product MKIYTGRGDEGMTDLRNMDRVSKASPRIEAYGTVDELNALVGTVRPTGYDDIDDQLREVQNHLHVVQADFANPAPEDDDPRIQDEHVDEVESWIDDYDDELDPLERFILPSGSESGARLHQARAVCRRAERRAVAFASEEAGVNDAAIVYLNRLSDCLFTLARAVNKREGVPEESPTY
- a CDS encoding rhomboid family intramembrane serine protease, which codes for MALTRSPTLTTLSLFVVVLLLQSVASVGGVLAGLFVLSPPITANPWTLVTSVYAHAGVGHLLANAVALLLPGLLLERQTTAVRFHAFFVTAGALSGVAEVTVGSLVGTPTGVLGASGAVLAVIGYVVAGNRLTDAAVGGVAVSGRVKVAVFAVVAVAVTLATGAPGVALVAHFTGLFVGLLAGRAHLLRRE
- a CDS encoding DUF7838 family putative zinc beta-ribbon protein, with the protein product MSLEREHECPTCGETKTFYRAASTELHLGEKVKWHCPDCDYGFVTIDGAVDTGVTA